The following are encoded together in the Bradysia coprophila strain Holo2 unplaced genomic scaffold, BU_Bcop_v1 contig_94, whole genome shotgun sequence genome:
- the LOC119085038 gene encoding uncharacterized protein LOC119085038 isoform X4, producing the protein MGGFLNKMLDCMASTHLGQFAIKKIDLVLWSLEKPARYSADGEYKKDSLNLPWPIFMTILVNMQILRIICSTVSVHFNKGSIEPKDIVKGLQKWRRTLRSIRFRGLRVMRESQCGKLRPKNVPTSPSLKDQGKKRNHDEMLEHDLLDDLMNRTFSDTDNTDSTFMISKFGDISTNGSSNDGHSLSEDFQSPFKSKHSLDSSLQDTLPISASESEHQEPNMSTKSNEGTFVSTVDDTEESAFALTEEESGQSPNDNSKHSERNGSRSTESTVQTNGNSKVSKESLNAPVDPLDAMMFKLVEMESNEWKSRQF; encoded by the exons ATGGGTGGTTTTCTGAACAAAATGTTAGATTGCATGGCATCAACCCATTTGGGTCAATTCGCcatcaaaaaaattgatttagtgTTATGGTCGTTGGAGAAGCCAGCGCGATATTCTGCGGATGGTGAATACAAAAAGGATAGCCTGAATTTGCCATGGCCAATATTCATGACCATTCTCGTCAACATGCAAATATTGCGGATTATTTGCTCAACGGTTTCGGTGCATTTCAACAAAGGTTCCATTGAGCCAAAGGACATTGTCAAAGGTCTTCAAAAATGGCGGAGAACATTGCGTTCCATTCGGTTCAGAGGCCTACGAGTCATGAGGGAAAGTCAGTGCGGAAAGTTAAGGCCGAAGAACG tccCTACCAGTCCATCTCTAAAGGATCAAGGTAAAAAACGTAACCACGATGAGATGTTGGAGCACGACCTACTCGACGACTTGATGAACCGCACATTTTCCGACACTGATAACACCGATTCAACCTTTATGATCAGCAAGTTTGGAGACATTTCCACAAATGGTTCGTCGAACGATGGACATAGTCTTTCGGAGGATTTCCAGTCACCGTTCAAATCAAAGCATTCGTTAGACTCATCGCTTCAAGACACTCTACCGATTTCCGCTAGCGAGTCAGAACATCAGGAACCGAATAtgtcaaccaaatcaaatGAAGGGACGTTCGTATCAACGGTTGATGATACCGAAGAATCGGCATTTGCATTGACTGAAGAAGAATCCGGCCAATCGCCGAACGACAACTCGAAGCACAGCGAACGTAACGGATCGCGGTCTACTGAATCAACTGTTCAAACGAATGGAAACTCGAAAGTGAGCAAAGAATCGTTGAACGCTCCCGTCGATCCGCTTGATGCTATGATGTTCAAGTTGGTGGAAATGGAAAGTA
- the LOC119085038 gene encoding dentin sialophosphoprotein-like isoform X1, whose protein sequence is MGGFLNKMLDCMASTHLGQFAIKKIDLVLWSLEKPARYSADGEYKKDSLNLPWPIFMTILVNMQILRIICSTVSVHFNKGSIEPKDIVKGLQKWRRTLRSIRFRGLRVMRESQCGKLRPKKFSVPTSPSLKDQGKKRNHDEMLEHDLLDDLMNRTFSDTDNTDSTFMISKFGDISTNGSSNDGHSLSEDFQSPFKSKHSLDSSLQDTLPISASESEHQEPNMSTKSNEGTFVSTVDDTEESAFALTEEESGQSPNDNSKHSERNGSRSTESTVQTNGNSKVSKESLNAPVDPLDAMMFKLVEMESSEWKINNSKKSGKNRHGNKKKRNYSLTSSQENVNSQSSMKASKSQEAINKL, encoded by the exons ATGGGTGGTTTTCTGAACAAAATGTTAGATTGCATGGCATCAACCCATTTGGGTCAATTCGCcatcaaaaaaattgatttagtgTTATGGTCGTTGGAGAAGCCAGCGCGATATTCTGCGGATGGTGAATACAAAAAGGATAGCCTGAATTTGCCATGGCCAATATTCATGACCATTCTCGTCAACATGCAAATATTGCGGATTATTTGCTCAACGGTTTCGGTGCATTTCAACAAAGGTTCCATTGAGCCAAAGGACATTGTCAAAGGTCTTCAAAAATGGCGGAGAACATTGCGTTCCATTCGGTTCAGAGGCCTACGAGTCATGAGGGAAAGTCAGTGCGGAAAGTTAAGGCCGAAGAA attttcagtccCTACCAGTCCATCTCTAAAGGATCAAGGTAAAAAACGTAACCACGATGAGATGTTGGAGCACGACCTACTCGACGACTTGATGAACCGCACATTTTCCGACACTGATAACACCGATTCAACCTTTATGATCAGCAAGTTTGGAGACATTTCCACAAATGGTTCGTCGAACGATGGACATAGTCTTTCGGAGGATTTCCAGTCACCGTTCAAATCAAAGCATTCGTTAGACTCATCGCTTCAAGACACTCTACCGATTTCCGCTAGCGAGTCAGAACATCAGGAACCGAATAtgtcaaccaaatcaaatGAAGGGACGTTCGTATCAACGGTTGATGATACCGAAGAATCGGCATTTGCATTGACTGAAGAAGAATCCGGCCAATCGCCGAACGACAACTCGAAGCACAGCGAACGTAACGGATCGCGGTCTACTGAATCAACTGTTCAAACGAATGGAAACTCGAAAGTGAGCAAAGAATCGTTGAACGCTCCCGTCGATCCGCTTGATGCTATGATGTTCAAGTTGGTGGAAATGGAAAGTAgtgaatggaaaataaataattctaagaaatCTGGAAAGAATCGTCATGGCAACAAGAAGAAGCGTAATTATTCGTTAACATCTAGTCAAGAGAACGTCAATAGTCAGTCTTCCATGAAGGCGAGTAAAAGTCAAGAGGCGATAAATAAGCTTTAG
- the LOC119085038 gene encoding dentin sialophosphoprotein-like isoform X2 produces the protein MGGFLNKMLDCMASTHLGQFAIKKIDLVLWSLEKPARYSADGEYKKDSLNLPWPIFMTILVNMQILRIICSTVSVHFNKGSIEPKDIVKGLQKWRRTLRSIRFRGLRVMRESQCGKLRPKNVPTSPSLKDQGKKRNHDEMLEHDLLDDLMNRTFSDTDNTDSTFMISKFGDISTNGSSNDGHSLSEDFQSPFKSKHSLDSSLQDTLPISASESEHQEPNMSTKSNEGTFVSTVDDTEESAFALTEEESGQSPNDNSKHSERNGSRSTESTVQTNGNSKVSKESLNAPVDPLDAMMFKLVEMESSEWKINNSKKSGKNRHGNKKKRNYSLTSSQENVNSQSSMKASKSQEAINKL, from the exons ATGGGTGGTTTTCTGAACAAAATGTTAGATTGCATGGCATCAACCCATTTGGGTCAATTCGCcatcaaaaaaattgatttagtgTTATGGTCGTTGGAGAAGCCAGCGCGATATTCTGCGGATGGTGAATACAAAAAGGATAGCCTGAATTTGCCATGGCCAATATTCATGACCATTCTCGTCAACATGCAAATATTGCGGATTATTTGCTCAACGGTTTCGGTGCATTTCAACAAAGGTTCCATTGAGCCAAAGGACATTGTCAAAGGTCTTCAAAAATGGCGGAGAACATTGCGTTCCATTCGGTTCAGAGGCCTACGAGTCATGAGGGAAAGTCAGTGCGGAAAGTTAAGGCCGAAGAACG tccCTACCAGTCCATCTCTAAAGGATCAAGGTAAAAAACGTAACCACGATGAGATGTTGGAGCACGACCTACTCGACGACTTGATGAACCGCACATTTTCCGACACTGATAACACCGATTCAACCTTTATGATCAGCAAGTTTGGAGACATTTCCACAAATGGTTCGTCGAACGATGGACATAGTCTTTCGGAGGATTTCCAGTCACCGTTCAAATCAAAGCATTCGTTAGACTCATCGCTTCAAGACACTCTACCGATTTCCGCTAGCGAGTCAGAACATCAGGAACCGAATAtgtcaaccaaatcaaatGAAGGGACGTTCGTATCAACGGTTGATGATACCGAAGAATCGGCATTTGCATTGACTGAAGAAGAATCCGGCCAATCGCCGAACGACAACTCGAAGCACAGCGAACGTAACGGATCGCGGTCTACTGAATCAACTGTTCAAACGAATGGAAACTCGAAAGTGAGCAAAGAATCGTTGAACGCTCCCGTCGATCCGCTTGATGCTATGATGTTCAAGTTGGTGGAAATGGAAAGTAgtgaatggaaaataaataattctaagaaatCTGGAAAGAATCGTCATGGCAACAAGAAGAAGCGTAATTATTCGTTAACATCTAGTCAAGAGAACGTCAATAGTCAGTCTTCCATGAAGGCGAGTAAAAGTCAAGAGGCGATAAATAAGCTTTAG
- the LOC119085038 gene encoding uncharacterized protein LOC119085038 isoform X3 gives MGGFLNKMLDCMASTHLGQFAIKKIDLVLWSLEKPARYSADGEYKKDSLNLPWPIFMTILVNMQILRIICSTVSVHFNKGSIEPKDIVKGLQKWRRTLRSIRFRGLRVMRESQCGKLRPKKFSVPTSPSLKDQGKKRNHDEMLEHDLLDDLMNRTFSDTDNTDSTFMISKFGDISTNGSSNDGHSLSEDFQSPFKSKHSLDSSLQDTLPISASESEHQEPNMSTKSNEGTFVSTVDDTEESAFALTEEESGQSPNDNSKHSERNGSRSTESTVQTNGNSKVSKESLNAPVDPLDAMMFKLVEMESNEWKSRQF, from the exons ATGGGTGGTTTTCTGAACAAAATGTTAGATTGCATGGCATCAACCCATTTGGGTCAATTCGCcatcaaaaaaattgatttagtgTTATGGTCGTTGGAGAAGCCAGCGCGATATTCTGCGGATGGTGAATACAAAAAGGATAGCCTGAATTTGCCATGGCCAATATTCATGACCATTCTCGTCAACATGCAAATATTGCGGATTATTTGCTCAACGGTTTCGGTGCATTTCAACAAAGGTTCCATTGAGCCAAAGGACATTGTCAAAGGTCTTCAAAAATGGCGGAGAACATTGCGTTCCATTCGGTTCAGAGGCCTACGAGTCATGAGGGAAAGTCAGTGCGGAAAGTTAAGGCCGAAGAA attttcagtccCTACCAGTCCATCTCTAAAGGATCAAGGTAAAAAACGTAACCACGATGAGATGTTGGAGCACGACCTACTCGACGACTTGATGAACCGCACATTTTCCGACACTGATAACACCGATTCAACCTTTATGATCAGCAAGTTTGGAGACATTTCCACAAATGGTTCGTCGAACGATGGACATAGTCTTTCGGAGGATTTCCAGTCACCGTTCAAATCAAAGCATTCGTTAGACTCATCGCTTCAAGACACTCTACCGATTTCCGCTAGCGAGTCAGAACATCAGGAACCGAATAtgtcaaccaaatcaaatGAAGGGACGTTCGTATCAACGGTTGATGATACCGAAGAATCGGCATTTGCATTGACTGAAGAAGAATCCGGCCAATCGCCGAACGACAACTCGAAGCACAGCGAACGTAACGGATCGCGGTCTACTGAATCAACTGTTCAAACGAATGGAAACTCGAAAGTGAGCAAAGAATCGTTGAACGCTCCCGTCGATCCGCTTGATGCTATGATGTTCAAGTTGGTGGAAATGGAAAGTA